The window TCATCGTCATGGCGAACCTCGCGGAGATCGCCGGCATCTACACGTACCGCCTGTTCGGATACGAGTCGCTGGCGGAGAGCAGGCTGTGGGTCACCATCGCGGGGGTGCTGTGGATCGTCGTGATGACCGCCGTCTCGTACGTCGGCATCGAGATCTCCGCCGCCCTGCAGCGCGCGCTCCTGACGGTCGAGGTGGTCGTACTGGTCCTCTTCGCCGTCACCGCCATGGCCAGGGTCTACACGGATCCGCCGGCGACCGCGATCCGGGTCTCCGCCTCCTGGTTCAATCCCCTGCTCGTGCCCAGCGCCGAGGCGTTCACCGCGGGGCTGCTGGCCGCCGTCTTCATCTACTGGGGCTGGGACACCGCCGTCACGGTCAACGAGGAGACCGCCGACAGCACGCACATCCCCGGGCGGGCCGCGGTCCTCTCCACCGTCCTGCTGCTGGTCATCTACGTCGCGGTCGCCACCTCGGCGCAGGCCTTCGCGGGCGTCGGAACGGGGGGCATCGGCCTCGCCAACACGGACAACGCCGATGACGTGCTCTCCGACCTCGGCAGCGCGGTCTTCGGCGACGAGGGAATCGGCCGGTTCCTCACCGGACTGCTGATCTTCATGGTGCTCACTTCCGCGGCGGCCTCCACCCAGACCACGATCCTGCCCCTGGCCCGGACCGTCTTCTCGATGGCCGCCCACAAGGCGGTCCCCGCCGGTTTCGCCCGCGTCCACCGCAAGTACCTGACCCCGACCTGGTCGACGGTGGGCATGGGCCTGGTGTCGATCGCGTTCTACGTCCTGCTGTCGCTGACCAGCCGCAACGTACTGTCCGACTCCATCGAGTCGGTCGGCCTCGCGATCGCCTTCTACTACGGCCTCACCGGCTTCGCCTGCGTCTGGTACTACCGCAAGGTGCTCAGGCGCAGCGCGAAGGACTTCGTGTGCAAGGGCCTGCTGCCGGGCCTGGGCGGCCTGACGATGCTCTCGGTGTTCTGCTACGCGGGCTTCCACGTCTACGCCGACCCCGCCTACGGTGCGACCTCCATCGACCTCCCCTTGTTCGGGCCGACGGGCGGGGTGGCCGTGGTGGGGCTGGGAGCCCTCCTCATCGGCGTCGTGCTCATGCTGGTCGTCACCCGCGAGCACACCGCGGCGCTGGGGCTCCAGCGGAGGCTGCTGCCGCGCAGACTCGCGCCGCAGACGGCCGTCGAGGCGGCGAGCCGCTACGTGCCGGCCGACAGCCGGTCCGGAGTCGGCGGTGACTGGTTCGACGTCGTCCCCTTGTCGGGTACGCGCGTCGCCCTGGTGGTCGGAAACGTGCGCGGGCACGGGCTGCACGCCGCTGCCGCCATGGGCCTCCTGCGCACGAGCGTGCGCGTCCTCGCCCGCATGGACCTGCCTCCGGACGAGCTCCTCTCCCACCTGGACGACGTGGCCCGCCAGACCTCCTCGGAGTGGGCGGGAGAGCTCGGCGGGAAACCCGGCAGGGGGCTCGCGGGAGAGCGCGGTGGCGAGCTCGGTGAGGACGGAGCACGATCCGGCACCGGCGGCCCGCTCTCCGGCGTCGCCCCGGTGGCCTGCCTGTACGCCGTGTACGACCCGGTGTCGGGTCGGTGCACCATGGCACGGGCGGGCAGCTGGCCGCCCGCGGTGGTGGACGCCGCCACCGGCACGGTCTCCTTTCCGGACCTGCCGCCCGGCCCGCCGCTCGGCCTGGGGGGCCAGTCCTTCCAGAGCGTCGAAATGCAGCTGCCGCCCGGCAGCCTGATCGCCCTCTTCACCGACGGTCTGACGCACTCCGTCGGCCACGACCCCGACGTGGCCCTCGGCCGCCTCGCCGAGACCCTCGCCCAGCACCGGCGCCCGCTGGAGGAGCTGTGCGACCTCGCACTGGCGAGGCTGCTGCCCGGGCCCGTGGACAACGACGTGGCCATGCTCCTGGTCCGCACGCGGATGCTCGACGAGCGCCACGTGGCCGACTGGGAGCTGGAGGCCGACCCGGCGATGGTCGGCGCCGCCCGTGCCGCCGTCACCGGGCAGCTGAGCGCCTGGGGGCTCGACGAGCACGCGTTCGTCACCGAGCTGATCGTCAGTGAACTGGTCACCAACGCCATCCGTTACACCGACGGCCCCGTCCACGTCCGGCTGATCCGTGACGAGAACCTCATCTGCGAGGTCTCCGACACCGGCCACACCTCACCGCACCTGCGCCACGCCGCCACCGACGAGGAGGGCGGCCGGGGCCTCTTCCTGATCGCCCAGATGGCCTACCGGTGGGGGACGCGCTACACGGCCGACGGAAAGACCATCTGGGCCGAACAAGCCGTGCCGCCGACGGAGGGACCGTGAGCGGGCGGCGACTGCGCGTCGCGGAACACGGGCCCCGGTGTGCGTGAAACGCCCGGGGCGGGAAAGGTGCAGATCATACCGTTGAGGAAGAAATCGATCAGCGGTCATGTGTGACGAGGAGTGCCATGAGTGACGATCCGATGGCGGATGACGTGTACCAGCCCACCGGCGACAGCGAGGAGCAGGAGGACGCGGCGCCGCTGGATCTCCAGAACGCCGTGGACGAGCGCACTTACGACGAGATGCTGGACGAGGGCTACTCCCCTCCGGAGAAGCCGCTCGGGGTGACGAAGCACGGTACGACGGCTGCGGAGCAGCGCGAGGGCGAGACGCTGGACCAGCGCCTGGCGCAGGAGGTCCCGGAGGTCGGCCCGGACCCGGGCGACGGTCTGGGGGATCTGCCCGGGGGCGAGGGCGAGCTCAGGGACGCGGAGGTCGGCACGGAGCGCGCGGGCCGCCTGACCGCTCCGGACGAGGGTGCGCACGCCGACGTGACCAAGGAGCTCATCGCGGAGGACCACGGCATCGACGCGGGGGCCGCGTCGGCCGAGGAAGCCGCGATGCACATCGTGCAGGAGGAAACGGACGAGGAATCGTACGGGGAGCCGGACGAGGAGCCCGGCGAGGAGGAGCCGGACGCGTAGGACCCTTCGATGGGACGTCCGAACGGACGTGAACGGCTGACCTTCGACGGCTGGATCGCCGCCGTCGGGACGCTGTCCGGAACCCGCCTGGTGGTGGGCCACTGGCCCCGTTCGCCCTTCGGGCCGTTCAGCGACGTCATGCTGGAGCGCGCCGACGGGCACCGCATCCTGCTGGCGCCCACCTCCCGTACGGCCGGGTACATCGCGGACGTCTACCACTTCGACGAGGTCCGGACGGGGCCGGTGAGCGTGCACCGCCGCGGCTCCGTGTGGGACGTCGTCGCCGCGGACCTGGTCCTGCGCTTCGACGTCGGACGACGCGGAGCGCTCGGCCTCGCCCTGCGGGCCGTACCCCGGCCCCTCGCCCGTCGGCCGGGGTGGGCCGCTGTGGCCAGCTGGCCCGCGCGCCTGGTGCTCGGCGTCCGGACCCGGGGCAGCTCGCGCCCCGGATGGCGCCAGTGGTACGCGGCCCGCGACCTCCGCCCGATCACCTCGGCCGCGGCGTCCTTCGAGGGGACCGACCTCGGCCGGCTCGCTCCGGTGGTGCCGCCCGTGCGGTTCGGATTCGCGTCGGCGCCCGCCGCGCCGGCACTGGTGCGGGTCGTCTCCACGGTCGAACGCGCCGCTCCTGCGGTCCGGCGGTGACACGCCCCGCCCCGCCTCGCACGCCCCGGGCCGGGCCGGTCCCGCACCAACCCCAGGCATGCGCGTTCAGCATGCACACATCGGGGTATATGCGTTTTCCAGTACCAGCCGGACCAGGTCGTATCCCGGGGGTGATACCCAATGTCCCAGTGCAAGATCCCCGACTACCGCACCGGCCACCGCGGTCGTCACTGGACGCACGCCCTGCGCAGTGCTCAGCGCGCCGGGGCCGTGATCGTCACCGACGAGACCTTCGAGGCGGTCACCTATGCCCACGACGAATCCGGTCCCGGCCGCTTCCGGCCGTGGATCACCTCGTCCGGCATCCGCCACGACAGTCACGACGTCCATCCCGAGTGGTGAGCAGCCCGCGCGACACGGTGGCCGGGACGGCCACGGGCCCGGCCGTCGTGTCGCGCGGTGCCGCACGCGCGGGACGACGAGGATGGGACGCACCAGGCACCCGATCGGCCGGTGAGAATCGGGGTGCGAGTGGTTCGAGAGGAAGTGGCGCCGACTGTGACCTCGGACGAGAACGCCCCGGCGGTCCCGGACGGGCTGGAGCCCGTTCTGGCGTGGGTGCTCGAGCGCTCGCACGGGGCGTCCGCCGTGCAGCTGGCGGGGCTGATCGCAGAGGCCGCGCGACGGCTGGGAATCGGGCGGAGCCGCTTGTACCTGGCCGACGTACAGCAGCAGCGGCTCATCCCGCTGCCCCAGCCCGACCTCGCGGCCGAGGAACGGGACGGCTTCGGTATCGACGGGTCACTCGCCGGTCTGGCCTACCGGACCCAGCAGGTCCAGTCGTCCCGCGCGGAGGACACCACGTGGTTCCCGATGGTCGACGGCATCGAGCGGATCGGCGTGATGCAGGCTGCCGGCGGCCGCGCCGCCGCCGGCCCGGCGGGTGCGGGCCGGGCCCTGGCGAGTCTGGCCGCACTGCTGGTGGTCTCCAAGTCCTCCCACCACGACGTGCTCGTGCAGCGCGAGCGGACGCGCCCGATGACCGTGCAGGCGGAACTGCTGTGGGCGTTCCTGCCGCCTCGGACCATCGGCACCGACCGGGCCACGTCCTCCGCGGTGCTGGAGCCCGCGTACGACATCGGGGGCGACGCCTTCGACCACACCTTCATCAACGAGGTCCTGCACCTGACGCTGGTGGACGCGATGGGCCACGACCTCGCCTCCGGGAACGCCAGCGCCGCCGCCCTGGCCGCCTGCCGCGCCACCCGCCGCTCCGGGGGAGATCTCCGCGAGATCGTCTCCACCATCGACCGGACCCTGATGGAATGGATCCCCGACCGGCTGATGACCGCCGTCTTCGCCGAACTCGACACCGTCCACGGTGACTTCACCTGGATCAACTGCGGTCATCCGCCGCCGCTCCTGATCCGTGACGGCCACGTCGTGCACCAGGCCCTCGAACGGCCCGCCCACCTCCCCCTGGGCTTCGGCCATCACACACCCGACGCGCCGCCGCACCAGCACGTCCGGCTCCAGCCCGGCGACCGCGTCCTGATCTACAGCGACGGCATCACCGAGGCCCACTCCCCCGACGGGACCTTTTTCGGCGAGGAACGCCTCGCCGATTTCGTCATCCGCTCCACCGCCTCGGGAGACACCGGCCCGGAAGCACTGCGCCGCCTCCTCCAGAACCTGCTCACCCACCAGCAGCACCGCCTCAGCGACGACGCGACCATCCTCCTCACGGAATGGCACCCCCCGTCCTGACCCGTCCCGAGCCCTTCACCGCACGTCGTCACAGGGGTGCGGCGGGCGGCGCCCGGAGGCCGGATCGGCCTTTCGTGCGCATACAACGGCGGGAACCGGGCAGGCGGCCGGTACAGAGAAGGTGTGCGTCGCGTAGAGAAGGAGTGTCCGTGCTGCCCGTCAAGGTGACCGACCGAGGTGTGCTGATCATCCGACTGCAGGCCGACCTCGACATCGGCAGGCGGGCCACGACCGCGTGCGCGATCGACCGCGTGCTGGCCGCCCACCGGTCCTCACCCGTCGTGCTCGAACTGACCGACGCCGCGCTGAGTCCTGCGGGCGTGAGCACCGTCGTACGGGCGTTGCGGATGTGCCGCGACGCGGGCACGGCATCGGCCGTGGTCACCGCCAGCGCGGACGCCCGCCGGACCCTGGGGACCGGCGCCGGAGCCCAGGCTCCGGACGTCCACGCCACACTCCCCCTGGCCGTCACCGCCCTGTCGGCCACGGTGGGCGCGGCGGCGTAGCGGTTTCCGCCCCGGCCCGCCGGCCCGGCATGGAGTCGGGCCGGCGGGCCGCACGGCGGTGGGCTACATGGGGTCCATGCTGCCGGCGCCCGGGCCGTACATCTGCTCGCTCTTCTCGCGGATGTGCAGCGCCTTCTCCGTCAGCCGCTGCCGTTCTGCGGGATCGGTGGCGTGCTGGGCGGACTGCTCCAGCTGCTGGGCCTTGTCGCGCATCTCCTGAGCTCGCTTGGCGGACGCGTCCTCGATACTCACTTCGACCTCCTCGGTCGGGCTGATGGGATCCCCCCTACCCCAGCATGCGAAGGGCATTCGCCGTGGCGCCGTGCGACACGCGGCCCCCGCGGCCCCGATGCCGGCTGCGTCCCCGGGTGCCCGTCGCCAACACACTGCAGCACTGGCGGCCTTGCCTATGCGGGCGTTTCCCTGACGGCGCGGGCCCGGCCGGTTACGGTGCGTATGCCGACGTACGAGGGGGCCGGGGCCGCGTCCCGGCGCCCGGCGGCAGCGGGCCCCTGTGACCGGGCCCGGTCACGGGGCAGGAGGGACCGCACCATGCTGACCGATGAACTGCTGACGCTCGCAGCCGCGGCGGGTGCCGCGGTGGCGACCGCCGCGGGCACCGACGCCTGGGAGGGCCTGCGCGCCCGGCTCGCCGGCTGGTTCGGCCGGGGCGACGCCCGGCTCGAGGAGAGCGTGCTCGGCGAGCTGGACAGCAGCGCCGACCGGCTGCTGGAGGCCGGTACGCCGACCGGCACCGAGCTGGAACACTGCGGTGCGACCTGGCGGGACCGGGTGGCCGCCGCTCTGGAGCAGCTGGACGGACCCGATCGCGAGGACGCCGCCCGTGAGCTGAGCGGGCTGGTGGCCGGGGAGACGGCGCCTGCACCGGCCCCCGGCGGTGACCAGAACGTCCGGGGCGACATCCGCGTCCACGCCGAGCAGGGCTCGCTCGCCGCGGGCCTGATCAACGGGAACGTCACTTTCAGCCCCCCTCCCCCGCCGGTCCGGCCCGAGGGCTGACCGGACCGGCCTCCGGCGGCACCCCCGCCGGCGATGCCCCTGACCATCCCGACGCCCCCCGTACGCCCAGCACTTCAGGCGTCTTGGGAGGCGCCGGCCGGACACCTGGCAGCGCGCACGCCTCCGGCAACGGGGGGCTCGCGGTGGGCTCGGCGCACAACGTCTT is drawn from Streptomyces sp. NBC_01232 and contains these coding sequences:
- a CDS encoding SpoIIE family protein phosphatase, whose protein sequence is MTPPSGYVEEAAPVTAGPGAGKKGLKAGALGLASSVAIGVASTAPAYSLAATLGLIVSRVGPQAPVITMLAFIPMLLIAYAYRELNAGDADCGTTFTWATRAFGPRIGWMGGWGIIVADVIVMANLAEIAGIYTYRLFGYESLAESRLWVTIAGVLWIVVMTAVSYVGIEISAALQRALLTVEVVVLVLFAVTAMARVYTDPPATAIRVSASWFNPLLVPSAEAFTAGLLAAVFIYWGWDTAVTVNEETADSTHIPGRAAVLSTVLLLVIYVAVATSAQAFAGVGTGGIGLANTDNADDVLSDLGSAVFGDEGIGRFLTGLLIFMVLTSAAASTQTTILPLARTVFSMAAHKAVPAGFARVHRKYLTPTWSTVGMGLVSIAFYVLLSLTSRNVLSDSIESVGLAIAFYYGLTGFACVWYYRKVLRRSAKDFVCKGLLPGLGGLTMLSVFCYAGFHVYADPAYGATSIDLPLFGPTGGVAVVGLGALLIGVVLMLVVTREHTAALGLQRRLLPRRLAPQTAVEAASRYVPADSRSGVGGDWFDVVPLSGTRVALVVGNVRGHGLHAAAAMGLLRTSVRVLARMDLPPDELLSHLDDVARQTSSEWAGELGGKPGRGLAGERGGELGEDGARSGTGGPLSGVAPVACLYAVYDPVSGRCTMARAGSWPPAVVDAATGTVSFPDLPPGPPLGLGGQSFQSVEMQLPPGSLIALFTDGLTHSVGHDPDVALGRLAETLAQHRRPLEELCDLALARLLPGPVDNDVAMLLVRTRMLDERHVADWELEADPAMVGAARAAVTGQLSAWGLDEHAFVTELIVSELVTNAIRYTDGPVHVRLIRDENLICEVSDTGHTSPHLRHAATDEEGGRGLFLIAQMAYRWGTRYTADGKTIWAEQAVPPTEGP
- a CDS encoding DUF6381 family protein produces the protein MSIEDASAKRAQEMRDKAQQLEQSAQHATDPAERQRLTEKALHIREKSEQMYGPGAGSMDPM
- a CDS encoding DUF5709 domain-containing protein, which codes for MSDDPMADDVYQPTGDSEEQEDAAPLDLQNAVDERTYDEMLDEGYSPPEKPLGVTKHGTTAAEQREGETLDQRLAQEVPEVGPDPGDGLGDLPGGEGELRDAEVGTERAGRLTAPDEGAHADVTKELIAEDHGIDAGAASAEEAAMHIVQEETDEESYGEPDEEPGEEEPDA
- a CDS encoding PP2C family protein-serine/threonine phosphatase, with amino-acid sequence MTSDENAPAVPDGLEPVLAWVLERSHGASAVQLAGLIAEAARRLGIGRSRLYLADVQQQRLIPLPQPDLAAEERDGFGIDGSLAGLAYRTQQVQSSRAEDTTWFPMVDGIERIGVMQAAGGRAAAGPAGAGRALASLAALLVVSKSSHHDVLVQRERTRPMTVQAELLWAFLPPRTIGTDRATSSAVLEPAYDIGGDAFDHTFINEVLHLTLVDAMGHDLASGNASAAALAACRATRRSGGDLREIVSTIDRTLMEWIPDRLMTAVFAELDTVHGDFTWINCGHPPPLLIRDGHVVHQALERPAHLPLGFGHHTPDAPPHQHVRLQPGDRVLIYSDGITEAHSPDGTFFGEERLADFVIRSTASGDTGPEALRRLLQNLLTHQQHRLSDDATILLTEWHPPS
- a CDS encoding STAS domain-containing protein codes for the protein MLPVKVTDRGVLIIRLQADLDIGRRATTACAIDRVLAAHRSSPVVLELTDAALSPAGVSTVVRALRMCRDAGTASAVVTASADARRTLGTGAGAQAPDVHATLPLAVTALSATVGAAA